Proteins encoded together in one Sinorhizobium meliloti window:
- a CDS encoding TatD family hydrolase, with protein sequence MLIDTHCHLDFPDFEAERDAIIERAREAGVAQMVTISTRVKRFDTILAIAEKYPNVFCSVGTHPHNADEELDVTADDLVRLSAHPKVVAIGEAGLDYFYDNAPRDAQAEGLRRHIAAARTTGLPLVIHSRSADDDMAAILTEESGKGAFPFLLHCFSSGPDLARIGVELGGYVSFSGILTFPKSEELRDIARTVPRDRMIVETDAPYLAPKPFRGKRNEPAYVAHTAEVLAQAIGVSSEQIAEITTENAFRIFSKMPRL encoded by the coding sequence ATGCTGATCGACACCCATTGCCACCTCGATTTTCCGGATTTTGAGGCCGAACGCGACGCAATCATCGAGCGCGCGCGCGAGGCCGGCGTCGCGCAGATGGTGACGATTTCGACCCGGGTGAAACGGTTCGACACGATCCTCGCCATCGCCGAAAAATATCCGAACGTCTTCTGTTCCGTCGGCACGCATCCTCATAATGCCGATGAGGAACTGGACGTGACGGCCGACGATCTCGTTCGGCTCTCCGCCCATCCCAAGGTCGTCGCGATCGGCGAGGCGGGGCTGGATTATTTTTACGACAACGCGCCGCGCGACGCGCAGGCGGAGGGATTGAGGCGGCATATCGCGGCGGCGCGAACAACCGGACTGCCGCTCGTCATCCATAGCAGGTCGGCCGACGACGATATGGCTGCGATTCTAACCGAGGAATCGGGGAAGGGCGCCTTCCCCTTCCTTCTCCATTGCTTCTCGTCCGGCCCGGACCTCGCCCGAATCGGCGTCGAGCTCGGCGGCTATGTGTCCTTTTCGGGGATCCTGACATTCCCGAAATCCGAGGAACTGAGGGACATCGCCAGGACAGTCCCGCGCGATCGGATGATCGTCGAGACGGACGCGCCCTATTTGGCACCGAAGCCCTTCCGCGGCAAGCGCAACGAACCGGCCTACGTGGCGCACACGGCCGAGGTGCTGGCGCAAGCCATCGGCGTCTCCAGCGAGCAGATTGCCGAAATCACCACCGAAAACGCCTTCAGGATCTTCTCGAAGATGCCGAGGCTTTGA
- the metG gene encoding methionine--tRNA ligase: MRDTSPFYITTAISYPNGKPHIGHAYELIATDAMARFQRLDGREVFFLTGTDEHGQKMQQTAKKEGISPQELAARNSAEFQNMARLLNASNDDFIRTTEQRHHEASQAIWIRMGEAGDLYKDSYAGWYSVRDEAYYQENETELRDDGVRYGPQGTPVEWVEEESYFFRLSAYQDKLLKHYEENPDFIGPAERRNEVISFVKSGLKDLSVSRTTFDWGIKVPNDPAHVMYVWVDALTNYVTATGYLTDPTGPRAKFWPANIHVIGKDIIRFHAVYWPAFLMSAGLPLPKRVFAHGFLLNKGEKMSKSLGNVVDPFNLVEHFGLDQIRYFFLREVSFGQDGSYSEEGIATRINSDLANGIGNLASRSLSMIVKNCDGQIPLCGPLTDEDKAMLAAADSLIDTAREEMGKQLIHRALAAIIAVVSETDRYFAGQEPWALKKTDPSRMATVLYVTAEVVRQVAILLQPFMPESAGKLLDLVAVPADRRDFAHLGEAGRLVSGTPLEAPKPVFPRYVAPEA; encoded by the coding sequence ATGAGAGATACGTCCCCGTTCTACATCACCACCGCGATTTCCTATCCGAACGGCAAGCCGCATATCGGTCATGCCTATGAACTGATCGCGACGGATGCCATGGCACGCTTTCAGCGGCTTGACGGGCGTGAGGTCTTCTTCCTGACTGGGACGGACGAGCATGGACAGAAGATGCAGCAGACGGCGAAGAAGGAAGGAATTTCGCCGCAGGAGCTTGCCGCCCGCAATTCGGCCGAGTTCCAGAATATGGCGCGGCTGCTCAACGCCTCCAACGACGATTTCATCCGCACGACCGAACAGCGCCACCACGAGGCCTCGCAGGCGATCTGGATCCGCATGGGCGAGGCGGGCGACCTTTACAAGGATTCCTATGCCGGGTGGTATTCCGTTCGAGACGAGGCCTATTACCAGGAAAACGAGACGGAACTGCGCGACGACGGCGTACGTTACGGACCGCAGGGAACGCCCGTGGAATGGGTGGAGGAAGAGAGCTATTTCTTCCGGCTGTCCGCCTACCAGGACAAGCTCCTCAAGCACTACGAGGAAAATCCCGACTTCATCGGTCCGGCGGAACGGCGCAACGAGGTCATTTCCTTCGTCAAGTCGGGCTTGAAGGACCTCTCCGTCTCGCGCACCACATTCGACTGGGGAATCAAAGTTCCGAACGATCCCGCTCATGTGATGTATGTGTGGGTCGACGCGCTGACCAACTACGTCACCGCCACCGGCTATCTGACCGACCCGACGGGTCCGCGCGCGAAGTTCTGGCCGGCAAACATCCACGTCATCGGCAAGGACATCATCCGTTTCCACGCCGTCTATTGGCCGGCATTCCTGATGTCGGCCGGTCTTCCGCTTCCCAAGCGCGTCTTCGCTCACGGATTCCTGCTCAACAAGGGCGAGAAGATGTCGAAGTCGCTCGGCAACGTGGTCGATCCGTTCAATCTGGTCGAGCATTTCGGCCTCGATCAGATCCGCTATTTCTTTCTTCGCGAAGTCTCGTTCGGCCAGGACGGCAGCTACAGCGAGGAGGGGATCGCGACCCGCATCAATTCCGACCTCGCCAACGGGATCGGCAATCTCGCCAGCCGTTCCCTGTCGATGATCGTCAAGAATTGTGACGGCCAAATTCCGCTCTGTGGACCGCTGACCGACGAAGACAAGGCGATGCTCGCCGCCGCCGACTCGCTGATCGACACCGCACGCGAGGAAATGGGCAAGCAGCTCATTCATCGCGCACTTGCGGCGATCATCGCCGTCGTTTCCGAGACCGACCGCTACTTCGCAGGCCAGGAGCCCTGGGCGCTGAAGAAGACCGATCCGAGCCGCATGGCAACCGTGCTTTACGTCACGGCGGAGGTCGTTCGCCAGGTCGCGATCCTTCTGCAGCCATTCATGCCGGAATCGGCGGGAAAACTCCTCGATCTCGTCGCCGTACCGGCCGACCGCCGCGATTTCGCCCATCTCGGCGAAGCCGGGCGCCTCGTGTCGGGAACGCCGCTCGAAGCACCCAAGCCGGTCTTCCCGCGCTACGTCGCGCCGGAAGCCTGA
- a CDS encoding pyrophosphatase translates to MLNELRRKFEKASAGYAAMHLISRDPDWFILKLQEEMGELTQAWNNATGRGRDRQVSPETLRQSIADETADLLGHVLLFAHHNDIDLAAAIERKWKFAPDL, encoded by the coding sequence GTGCTCAACGAACTCAGACGAAAATTCGAGAAAGCGTCGGCGGGCTATGCGGCGATGCATTTGATCAGCCGTGATCCGGATTGGTTTATATTGAAACTGCAGGAGGAAATGGGGGAACTGACGCAGGCCTGGAACAACGCCACAGGACGGGGGCGCGACCGACAGGTCTCCCCGGAGACGCTGCGCCAGTCGATCGCCGACGAAACGGCCGATCTCCTCGGCCACGTTCTGCTCTTCGCCCACCACAACGATATAGACCTGGCTGCGGCAATCGAGCGAAAATGGAAGTTCGCTCCCGACCTATAG
- a CDS encoding DNA polymerase III subunit delta' — translation MTPEQPGVLEGALAPVMNSKLFGHREAEAFLAQSYRSGKGHHAILIEGPEGIGKATLAFRFANHVLSHPDPADAPERLADPDPASIVTRQLGSGASHNLLHLARPVDEKTGRTKGAITVDEVRRAGKFFGQTSGTGNWRIVIIDPADDLNRNAANAILKMLEEPPRRSLFLVLTHAPGKLLPTIRSRCLPLRLKPLDTEALRQALAHLGLDLAGLNAERVLAAANGSVSEALKLVNYGGLDIAEAFEDILAGQGPAVRKNMHKLADVLSGKDSETIFDFFSSLLSGRIMRMAREAAIAGDVGAAERFARLSSTVGERLTLSAAYNLDRKQTVLSLLDDLKEAL, via the coding sequence ATGACCCCGGAACAGCCAGGTGTGCTGGAGGGCGCGCTTGCTCCCGTGATGAACAGCAAGCTCTTCGGTCATCGGGAGGCGGAAGCCTTTCTCGCACAGAGCTACCGGTCCGGAAAGGGTCATCACGCGATCCTGATCGAAGGGCCGGAGGGGATAGGCAAGGCCACACTCGCCTTCCGCTTCGCCAATCATGTCCTGAGCCATCCGGATCCGGCAGACGCCCCCGAAAGGCTTGCCGACCCTGATCCCGCCTCTATCGTCACGAGACAGCTCGGTTCGGGCGCATCGCACAATCTCCTGCATCTCGCGCGCCCAGTGGACGAAAAGACGGGCAGGACGAAGGGCGCGATCACGGTCGACGAGGTTCGCCGCGCCGGCAAGTTCTTCGGCCAGACGTCCGGCACCGGAAACTGGCGCATCGTCATCATCGATCCGGCCGACGATCTCAACCGCAACGCCGCCAATGCCATTTTGAAGATGTTGGAGGAGCCGCCGCGCCGTTCGCTGTTTCTGGTGCTCACCCATGCGCCGGGAAAACTCCTGCCGACCATCCGCTCGCGTTGCCTGCCTTTGCGGCTGAAGCCTCTGGACACGGAAGCCCTGCGCCAGGCGCTTGCGCATCTCGGGCTCGATCTCGCGGGTCTGAATGCAGAGCGCGTTCTCGCCGCCGCAAACGGCAGCGTTTCTGAGGCGCTGAAGCTCGTCAATTATGGCGGGCTGGATATAGCCGAGGCTTTCGAAGACATTCTGGCGGGGCAGGGCCCGGCCGTTCGCAAGAACATGCACAAGCTGGCCGACGTGCTTTCGGGCAAGGACAGCGAAACGATCTTCGATTTCTTTTCGTCGCTGCTGTCGGGGCGCATCATGCGGATGGCTCGCGAGGCGGCGATCGCCGGCGACGTCGGCGCGGCCGAACGGTTCGCCAGGCTGTCCAGCACCGTTGGCGAACGCCTGACGCTGAGCGCGGCCTATAACCTCGACCGCAAGCAGACGGTTCTTTCCCTCCTCGATGATCTCAAGGAAGCTCTATAG
- the tmk gene encoding dTMP kinase, which produces MHADPGIEVSLTKGLFITFEGGEGAGKSTQMRLLAQALSARGYRVLTTREPGGSAGAEAVRHVLLSGAAESFGVRMEAILFAAARSDHVEEVIRPALQQGTIVLCDRFMDSSRVYQGVTGNLEPAFVETMERVAVNGVIPDCTIIFDLPASVGLERARRRAANDSPDRFEKEQLATHEKRREAFLDIAAADPERCRVVDANRPPTAIAAEVLSLVEALLPLEGKPQPSNAEATS; this is translated from the coding sequence ATGCACGCCGATCCGGGAATTGAAGTGTCGCTGACCAAGGGTTTGTTCATAACATTCGAGGGGGGAGAGGGGGCCGGCAAGTCGACCCAGATGCGCCTTCTTGCGCAAGCGCTGAGCGCGCGCGGCTACCGCGTGCTCACCACGCGCGAGCCGGGAGGCTCCGCGGGTGCCGAAGCCGTTCGCCACGTCCTTCTTTCGGGCGCGGCGGAGTCCTTCGGAGTCCGGATGGAGGCGATCCTCTTTGCGGCCGCCCGCAGCGACCATGTCGAGGAGGTGATCCGGCCGGCGCTCCAGCAAGGAACGATCGTCCTTTGCGATCGGTTCATGGATTCCTCGCGCGTCTATCAGGGCGTGACCGGCAATCTGGAACCGGCTTTCGTCGAGACCATGGAACGCGTTGCGGTGAACGGTGTCATTCCCGACTGCACCATCATTTTCGATCTTCCCGCCTCGGTCGGGCTGGAGCGCGCCCGCCGGCGCGCCGCAAACGACAGTCCCGACCGATTTGAAAAGGAACAGCTGGCGACGCATGAAAAGCGGCGCGAAGCCTTTCTCGATATTGCCGCGGCCGATCCGGAGCGATGCCGCGTCGTCGATGCCAACCGTCCGCCGACCGCGATCGCTGCCGAAGTATTGAGTCTCGTCGAGGCGCTATTGCCGCTTGAGGGCAAGCCGCAACCCTCGAATGCGGAAGCGACGTCATGA
- a CDS encoding D-alanyl-D-alanine carboxypeptidase family protein → MRMKWLAVVGFLAAIVSGPAVAQTPAFDTKAKQIYLVDAETGTVLFSRDEDAPVPPASLAKLMAMEVVFEALDKGDLTSETSFEVSEHAWRTGGAPSGTATMFAAIKSRIRVADLIQGATVQLANDACIVLAEGIAGSEAAFAELMTKRARELGLPVATFRNATGLPHPENKITMRELVALTRHLYEAHPNYYRLYSQPEFEWNKILQRNKNPLIAANVGVDGLATGFAEGFGFSLAVSMQRGDRRVFLAMGGLESEKERIDESRRVLDWAMTAFEKRRIFADGETIGEASVYGGADSRVALVAGSPVDVLLPVKNPERLTARIVYKWPLNAPVAAGQQVGVVKLWNGDKLLREVPVKTARAVESGTLTSRALDALQELLFFWL, encoded by the coding sequence ATGCGCATGAAGTGGCTTGCGGTCGTAGGTTTCCTCGCGGCCATCGTTTCGGGACCAGCGGTCGCACAGACGCCCGCCTTCGACACCAAAGCGAAGCAGATATATCTCGTCGATGCCGAGACGGGCACAGTGCTCTTTTCACGCGACGAGGATGCACCCGTCCCGCCTGCCTCGCTCGCCAAACTCATGGCGATGGAGGTGGTTTTCGAGGCCCTGGATAAGGGCGACCTGACGTCCGAGACGAGTTTCGAGGTTTCTGAACATGCGTGGCGTACAGGCGGGGCCCCCTCCGGCACTGCAACGATGTTCGCCGCGATCAAATCCAGGATTCGCGTTGCCGATCTCATCCAGGGCGCAACGGTGCAACTCGCCAACGATGCGTGCATTGTCCTCGCTGAGGGAATAGCTGGCAGCGAGGCTGCTTTTGCCGAACTGATGACCAAGCGGGCCCGCGAGCTGGGGCTGCCGGTCGCCACATTCAGGAATGCCACGGGGCTGCCGCATCCGGAAAACAAGATCACGATGCGCGAACTCGTCGCCCTTACGCGGCACCTGTACGAGGCGCACCCGAATTACTATCGGCTCTATTCGCAGCCGGAATTCGAGTGGAACAAGATCCTTCAGCGCAACAAGAACCCTCTGATCGCGGCAAACGTCGGCGTCGACGGGTTGGCGACCGGCTTTGCGGAGGGTTTCGGCTTCTCGCTCGCCGTCTCGATGCAACGCGGCGACCGCCGCGTCTTTCTCGCGATGGGGGGCCTCGAGAGCGAAAAGGAGAGAATCGACGAGAGCCGCAGGGTCCTGGATTGGGCGATGACCGCTTTCGAGAAACGGCGCATTTTCGCAGATGGTGAAACCATCGGAGAGGCGAGCGTCTACGGCGGTGCGGATTCCCGAGTGGCGCTCGTGGCGGGCAGCCCGGTCGACGTTCTGCTGCCGGTAAAAAATCCCGAACGGCTGACGGCACGCATCGTCTACAAATGGCCGCTCAACGCACCCGTCGCTGCCGGTCAGCAGGTCGGCGTCGTCAAGCTCTGGAACGGGGACAAGCTGCTGCGGGAAGTTCCCGTGAAGACGGCGAGGGCGGTCGAGTCCGGAACGCTCACGAGCCGGGCGCTCGACGCGCTGCAGGAACTGCTGTTCTTCTGGCTGTGA
- a CDS encoding septal ring lytic transglycosylase RlpA family protein has translation MTSNNGAAYLVRGLRLAAVPLLCAVLAACGSTSSVKKTNSRSKEYFAESVYGVKASPRVATGNNIPKGGGRYQVGKPYQVKGRWYQPKEDFGYNKSGMASWYGSAFHGRLTANGEVYDKHHLSAAHPTFPLPSYARVTNLENGTSVIVRVNDRGPYEYGRIIDVSSKTADLLDIKRKGSANVRVQYVGRAPLEGNDMPYLMASYVRKGDRGPSVMPEGQIASGVMVASNEPLRDMVPNLRAVPVPNRSTLDAGVPVNALAKPAQASAAPSAFGEFVVLPQIGPMPTSRPQLIPLPDGSMAYAAAYVEVRVSDKPSPFEAIMVDRNPLTPDSILAYAKRQYRNADSR, from the coding sequence ATGACATCCAATAACGGTGCGGCATATCTTGTGAGGGGGCTCCGTCTCGCAGCGGTTCCGTTGCTTTGCGCGGTGCTTGCGGCCTGCGGGTCGACGTCGAGCGTCAAGAAGACCAACTCGCGGAGCAAGGAATACTTCGCCGAGTCCGTCTATGGCGTCAAAGCCAGCCCCAGAGTCGCTACCGGAAACAACATTCCCAAGGGCGGTGGCCGCTACCAGGTAGGCAAACCCTATCAGGTCAAAGGCAGGTGGTATCAGCCGAAGGAGGATTTCGGCTACAACAAGAGCGGGATGGCCTCCTGGTACGGGTCTGCCTTCCATGGCCGGCTGACGGCCAATGGCGAAGTCTATGACAAGCATCACCTTTCGGCCGCCCACCCGACTTTTCCGCTGCCGAGCTATGCGCGCGTGACCAACCTGGAGAACGGCACGTCCGTCATCGTCCGTGTCAATGATCGCGGCCCCTATGAATACGGCCGGATCATCGACGTCTCTTCGAAAACCGCCGACCTGCTGGACATCAAGCGCAAGGGAAGCGCCAATGTTCGCGTTCAATATGTCGGTCGTGCGCCCCTCGAAGGCAATGACATGCCCTACCTCATGGCTTCGTACGTCAGGAAGGGCGACCGTGGCCCGAGCGTGATGCCGGAAGGGCAGATCGCCTCAGGCGTGATGGTGGCTTCCAACGAGCCGCTGCGCGACATGGTTCCGAATCTCCGCGCCGTTCCGGTTCCGAACAGATCGACGCTCGATGCCGGCGTGCCGGTGAACGCGCTCGCAAAGCCGGCGCAGGCCTCGGCGGCACCAAGCGCCTTCGGCGAATTCGTCGTTCTGCCGCAGATCGGCCCCATGCCGACGTCGCGCCCGCAATTGATTCCGCTGCCGGATGGCAGCATGGCCTATGCTGCGGCCTATGTCGAAGTTCGCGTCAGCGACAAGCCTTCGCCCTTCGAGGCGATCATGGTCGATCGCAATCCGCTGACCCCCGATTCCATTCTCGCCTATGCGAAGCGCCAGTACCGAAACGCCGACTCGCGCTGA
- a CDS encoding Cmx/CmrA family chloramphenicol efflux MFS transporter, which translates to MSDSIEKAAVAVEHPTARIAAPTPSIPFSVYLLGLSLFAMGSAEFLMGGILPMIAKDLAISLPAAGTLISALAIGALIGAPPLAILTLRWPRRSALFVSQAAFIAATVASLLIDDYWSILAARFIMGLAYACFWAVAASTAVQIVPADRRAKALSVVVSGLTVAMVVGGPAGTFISEATGWRGGFWAVVAASTAAAFAVLLALPNARADDGPAPDVATELRAMKRPVLWIAYATTAARTAAYMGTFGYLGALLLDVSRLPVSWLPAVLALFGVGAFVGLAIGGRTADRRPFATLTAGIAGLILVSVAIVLMAHDLVATVILVFLLGVAGFLLNPAVWGRVYVIAPDAPTLAGATNTSAFQLGLTLAPLAAGLPIAAGHGLASIGWVGAAMSVLALGLAFLDVLLSRR; encoded by the coding sequence ATGTCGGATAGCATCGAAAAAGCCGCCGTCGCCGTAGAGCACCCAACGGCGCGTATCGCAGCACCAACCCCTTCCATTCCCTTCTCAGTCTATCTCCTTGGCCTCAGCCTGTTCGCGATGGGCAGCGCGGAGTTCCTGATGGGCGGCATCCTGCCGATGATCGCTAAAGACCTCGCGATCTCGCTGCCCGCTGCGGGCACCCTGATCTCCGCCTTAGCCATTGGCGCGCTCATCGGCGCGCCGCCGCTCGCCATACTGACCCTACGCTGGCCGAGACGCTCCGCACTGTTCGTCAGCCAGGCGGCCTTCATCGCCGCCACTGTGGCCAGCCTGCTGATCGACGATTACTGGTCGATCCTCGCTGCGCGGTTCATCATGGGGCTGGCTTATGCCTGCTTCTGGGCCGTTGCCGCATCGACCGCCGTCCAGATCGTTCCTGCCGATCGCCGGGCGAAGGCGCTCTCCGTCGTCGTCAGCGGGCTGACCGTCGCGATGGTCGTCGGCGGACCGGCAGGCACCTTCATCAGCGAAGCCACCGGCTGGCGGGGCGGTTTCTGGGCTGTCGTCGCCGCCAGCACGGCGGCGGCCTTCGCCGTGCTGCTGGCGCTGCCGAACGCACGCGCGGACGATGGCCCCGCGCCGGATGTAGCGACGGAATTGCGGGCGATGAAGCGTCCCGTTCTCTGGATCGCCTATGCGACGACGGCGGCAAGGACGGCGGCCTATATGGGCACGTTCGGCTATCTCGGCGCGCTGCTGCTCGATGTCAGCCGGTTGCCGGTCTCCTGGCTGCCCGCCGTGCTGGCGCTGTTCGGCGTCGGTGCGTTCGTCGGGCTGGCGATCGGCGGGAGAACGGCAGACCGTCGCCCGTTCGCAACCCTTACAGCGGGCATTGCCGGTCTGATCCTCGTGTCGGTCGCCATCGTGCTCATGGCCCATGATCTCGTGGCCACGGTGATCCTGGTCTTCCTTCTAGGTGTCGCGGGGTTCCTGCTCAATCCGGCCGTCTGGGGGCGGGTCTATGTCATCGCCCCGGATGCGCCGACGCTGGCCGGCGCGACCAACACTTCGGCGTTCCAGCTCGGGCTTACGCTCGCCCCGCTCGCCGCCGGACTGCCCATCGCCGCCGGTCATGGCCTGGCGTCAATCGGCTGGGTCGGAGCCGCTATGAGCGTCCTCGCTTTGGGCCTCGCATTTCTCGACGTGCTATTGAGCCGGCGCTGA
- a CDS encoding ArsR/SmtB family transcription factor, with translation MTKANLSASLFTELAEIARTLGHAHRLMLLEHIAQGERPVERLAELTSLTIANTSQHLQHLRRAGFVETRRDGKRVLYRLGNGPIEPILASLRTYAGHARSEMRELIADPSNANGRHDSISRDDLLERLGSGAITLLDVRSTEEYALGHLPGALNIPADELEQRLSELPPGREIVAYCRGPYCVLSTMATALLEDKGFRVRRLAAGFPDWKAAGLSVEV, from the coding sequence ATGACCAAGGCCAACCTTTCCGCCTCGCTGTTCACGGAGCTTGCCGAGATCGCTCGGACGCTCGGCCACGCCCATCGCCTGATGCTTCTAGAGCACATCGCTCAGGGCGAACGGCCGGTGGAACGGCTTGCCGAGCTGACAAGCCTAACGATCGCCAATACCTCGCAGCATCTCCAGCATTTGCGGCGTGCCGGCTTCGTGGAAACGCGCCGCGATGGCAAGCGAGTCCTCTACCGGCTCGGCAACGGTCCGATCGAGCCGATCCTCGCTTCGCTGCGGACTTACGCAGGACATGCCCGCTCCGAAATGCGCGAACTGATCGCTGATCCCAGCAATGCCAACGGCCGGCACGATTCGATTTCGCGGGACGACTTGCTCGAACGCCTGGGATCGGGCGCTATTACTCTGCTCGACGTGCGCTCGACAGAGGAATATGCGCTCGGGCATCTGCCCGGTGCGCTCAACATCCCGGCCGACGAACTGGAGCAGCGGCTGTCCGAACTGCCGCCGGGGCGCGAGATTGTCGCTTACTGTCGCGGACCCTATTGCGTCCTCTCCACCATGGCGACGGCGCTGTTGGAGGACAAGGGGTTCCGCGTGCGCCGCCTTGCTGCCGGCTTTCCCGACTGGAAGGCGGCCGGGCTTAGCGTCGAGGTCTGA
- a CDS encoding DUF2938 domain-containing protein codes for MDHELARSFFGAVAVGIGATAIMDLWAATQKRLFAVPSLDYRLVGRWIGHFPRGRFRHDGIGKVTPIAGEAAIGWAAHYIVGIVFAGLLIGIWPGWLRDPTLLPALIVGVGSIIAPFFVMQPGLGAGIAASRTPKPWLSRFRSLVGHISFAIGLFVSGILISRLFDLAPI; via the coding sequence ATGGATCATGAATTGGCAAGGAGCTTTTTCGGAGCGGTCGCGGTCGGAATCGGCGCGACAGCGATCATGGATCTCTGGGCGGCCACGCAGAAGCGTCTGTTCGCCGTCCCATCGCTCGACTATCGACTGGTGGGACGCTGGATTGGCCACTTCCCCCGAGGCCGCTTCCGACACGATGGGATCGGTAAAGTTACCCCGATTGCTGGCGAGGCGGCTATTGGCTGGGCCGCCCACTACATTGTCGGCATCGTGTTCGCCGGCCTCCTGATCGGAATATGGCCTGGCTGGCTGCGCGATCCGACGCTCTTGCCAGCACTGATCGTCGGGGTCGGCAGCATCATCGCACCGTTCTTCGTCATGCAGCCCGGCCTCGGAGCCGGCATCGCTGCATCGCGGACGCCCAAACCCTGGCTTTCCCGTTTTCGTAGCCTTGTCGGTCATATTTCCTTCGCGATTGGCCTGTTCGTATCAGGCATCCTGATCTCCAGGCTCTTCGATCTCGCTCCGATATAG
- the lexA gene encoding transcriptional repressor LexA produces the protein MLTRKQQELLLFIHERMKESGVPPSFDEMKDALDLASKSGIHRLITALEERGFIRRLPNRARALEVIKLPEAYAGVSQVRRGFSPSVIEGSLGKPAAPPPAPKPAPPAEIASVAVPVMGRIAAGVPISAIQNNMHDISVPVEMIGSGEHYALEIKGDSMIEAGILDGDTVIIRNGSTATPGDIVVALIDDEEATLKRFRRKGASIALEAANPAYETRIFGPDRVKIQGRLVGLIRRYH, from the coding sequence ATGCTGACCCGCAAGCAACAGGAATTGCTTCTGTTCATTCATGAACGAATGAAGGAATCCGGGGTTCCGCCGTCCTTCGACGAGATGAAAGATGCCCTCGACCTTGCCTCCAAATCGGGCATCCACCGTCTGATCACCGCACTCGAAGAGCGCGGGTTCATTCGCCGGCTACCGAATCGCGCTCGAGCCCTCGAAGTCATCAAGCTGCCGGAGGCCTATGCCGGTGTTTCGCAGGTCCGCCGCGGCTTTTCGCCGAGCGTGATCGAAGGCAGTCTGGGCAAGCCTGCGGCCCCGCCCCCTGCACCGAAACCGGCGCCCCCGGCCGAGATCGCGTCGGTCGCTGTCCCGGTCATGGGCCGCATTGCCGCCGGCGTGCCGATTTCCGCAATCCAGAACAACATGCACGATATTTCCGTACCGGTCGAAATGATCGGCAGCGGCGAGCACTACGCTCTCGAGATCAAGGGTGATTCGATGATCGAGGCCGGCATCCTCGATGGCGATACGGTGATCATCCGGAACGGAAGCACTGCCACCCCCGGGGATATCGTCGTCGCCCTGATCGACGACGAGGAAGCAACTCTGAAGCGTTTCCGTCGCAAGGGCGCCTCTATTGCGCTCGAAGCCGCCAATCCGGCTTACGAGACACGGATATTCGGTCCGGATCGGGTCAAGATCCAAGGCAGGCTTGTCGGCCTCATCCGGCGGTACCACTAG